One window of the Allorhizobium ampelinum S4 genome contains the following:
- a CDS encoding TIGR03862 family flavoprotein — MTGKTVAIIGGGPAGLMAADCLSRAGLTVTIYEAMPTLARKFLLAGKSGLNITHSEEYARFSSRFGEAGSHLKAALDDFTPDDVRAWAADLGTETFIGSSGRVFPKAMKASPLLRAWIKALQDRGVMIRTRHRWTGFSENGYRFATPDGDVTVMADAVVLALGGASWPRLGSDAAWVPWLRGTGVAVTDFKPANCGFDVAWSDVFRERFAGQPIKSVVATSRSGQSQGEFVISRHGIEGSLVYAHAAALRDDLRHHGKAELLLDLAPGKRLEKLAEDLTRQPAKASLSTRLRKAASLDGVKAALLREVAPDIATRDATSLAGLIKALPVPLLRPRPLAEAISSAGGVNWSGIDSNYMLVDRPGLFLAGEMLDWEAPTGGYLLTACFATGRAAAVGVIRWLTDDAGG, encoded by the coding sequence ATGACAGGGAAGACGGTTGCAATCATCGGCGGGGGGCCAGCGGGGCTGATGGCGGCGGATTGTCTGTCACGGGCTGGTTTGACCGTAACGATCTATGAAGCAATGCCGACACTGGCCCGGAAATTTCTCCTGGCCGGGAAATCGGGCCTGAATATCACCCATTCCGAAGAGTATGCACGGTTTTCGAGCCGCTTCGGGGAGGCCGGAAGCCATTTAAAGGCTGCTCTCGATGATTTTACGCCGGACGATGTGCGCGCCTGGGCGGCGGATCTTGGAACGGAGACCTTCATCGGCTCGTCGGGCCGGGTCTTTCCAAAGGCGATGAAGGCCTCGCCACTGCTTCGGGCCTGGATCAAGGCATTGCAGGATCGGGGCGTGATGATCCGCACCCGCCACCGTTGGACCGGCTTTTCGGAAAATGGCTATCGGTTTGCAACGCCGGATGGCGATGTCACTGTTATGGCAGATGCGGTGGTTTTGGCGCTGGGCGGGGCGAGTTGGCCGCGTCTGGGCTCGGACGCCGCCTGGGTGCCGTGGCTGCGCGGCACCGGCGTTGCAGTCACGGATTTCAAGCCTGCCAATTGCGGCTTCGACGTCGCCTGGAGCGATGTGTTCCGTGAAAGGTTTGCCGGCCAGCCGATCAAATCGGTTGTCGCCACGTCTAGGTCGGGTCAGAGTCAGGGCGAATTCGTCATTTCCCGGCATGGGATCGAGGGTAGCCTGGTCTATGCCCATGCGGCAGCCCTGCGCGATGATCTTCGCCATCATGGCAAGGCAGAGCTTCTGCTCGATCTTGCACCCGGCAAGCGGCTTGAAAAACTGGCGGAGGATCTCACCCGTCAACCCGCAAAGGCCAGTCTCTCGACAAGGCTTCGTAAGGCAGCCTCTCTGGATGGCGTCAAGGCAGCGCTGTTGCGGGAGGTCGCACCCGATATCGCCACCCGGGATGCCACATCGCTTGCGGGTCTCATCAAGGCTTTGCCGGTGCCGCTGCTGCGGCCAAGACCGCTGGCGGAAGCGATTTCCTCGGCAGGTGGTGTCAACTGGAGTGGGATCGACAGCAATTACATGCTGGTGGATCGGCCTGGCCTGTTCCTGGCCGGAGAAATGCTGGATTGGGAAGCGCCAACCGGCGGCTATCTGTTGACCGCTTGCTTTGCCACCGGCCGGGCGGCGGCTGTTGGCGTGATTCGCTGGCTCACCGATGATGCAGGTGGTTGA
- the putA gene encoding trifunctional transcriptional regulator/proline dehydrogenase/L-glutamate gamma-semialdehyde dehydrogenase, producing MNQTVSVASQAVSSSPDPIFAAFAPPVRQPSPLRQAITAAYRRPEPECLSPLLAAARLPDAMRRAVEGTARTLIEALRAKHRGSGVEGLVHEYSLSSQEGVALMCLAEALLRIPDHATRDALIRDKIAEGDWKAHLGGGRSLFVNAATWGLVVTGKLTSTVNDRGLSAALTRLIARCGEPVIRRGVDMAMRMMGEQFVTGETIEEALKRARPLEVRGFRYSYDMLGEAATTAGDAARYFRDYQQAIHAIGRASAGRGIYDGPGISIKLSALHPRYSRTKAERVMGELLPQVKALALLAKHYDIGLNIDAEEADRLELSLDLLEDLCLDPALSGWDGMGFVVQAYGKRCPFVLDFIIDLARRAERRIMVRLVKGAYWDAEIKRAQVDGLADFPVYTRKVHTDVSYIACAKKLLAARDVIFPQFATHNAQTLAAIYHLAGPDFKTGSYEFQCLHGMGEPLYDEVVGKAKLGRPCRIYAPVGTHETLLAYLVRRLLENGANSSFVNRIADPAISVDALIADPTETVLAMPQPGAKHDRIALPADLFEGRKNSAGLDLSNEAVLQALGETLRQTALSSWDAVPALIAGTSAGPVRSVVNPGDHRDGVGNIREATEEEARQAVADAALHAQIWAQTVPLERARMLDEAADLMQARLPVLLGLIMREAGKSAANAIAEVREAIDFLRYYAEQARRTLGPVHAPLGPIVCISPWNFPLAIFTGQVAAALVAGNPVLAKPAEETPLIAAEAVRLLHQAGVPGAALQLLPGDGRIGAALVASPQVAGVMFTGSTEVAKLIQRELAARLLANGRPIPLIAETGGQNAMIVDSSALAEQVVADVIASAFDSAGQRCSALRVLCLQEEVADRILAMLKGALRELTLGRTDRLSTDIGPVITAEAKGVIEAHIAAMRARGKAVEQIGAGEGTEHGTFVAPTIIEIGALSDLKREVFGPVLHVLRYRRNDLDRLIDQINATGYGLTFGLHTRLDETIAHVTSRVKAGNLYINRNVIGAVVGVQPFGGRGLSGTGPKAGGPLYLGRLVEKPPVPPQHSSVHVDPGLLDFAKWLDEQGEAAAAEAARSLGSLSAVGLVQDLPGPVGERNLYALHPRGTILLLSRTRQGLYRQVASALATGNSMVIDTSTDLHEALAGLPDGVLARVHFVQASGWAEAGPFAGALLEGEGEQIIEQARAIAALSGPLVLTQVASSDKLAKKIGVDDAYCLNWLVEEVSVSTNTAAAGGNASLMAIG from the coding sequence ATGAACCAGACCGTTTCCGTCGCATCGCAGGCCGTTTCATCCTCTCCAGATCCGATCTTTGCCGCTTTCGCGCCGCCGGTGCGTCAGCCAAGCCCTTTGCGTCAGGCGATCACGGCGGCTTATCGCCGACCGGAGCCGGAATGCCTGTCACCGCTGCTGGCGGCGGCCCGCTTGCCGGATGCGATGCGCCGCGCCGTTGAGGGCACCGCCCGCACATTGATCGAAGCCCTGCGCGCCAAGCACAGGGGCAGCGGCGTTGAAGGGCTGGTGCATGAATATTCGCTGTCCAGCCAGGAAGGCGTGGCGCTGATGTGCCTGGCCGAAGCGCTGCTGCGCATTCCCGACCACGCGACGCGCGATGCGCTGATCCGCGACAAGATTGCCGAGGGCGATTGGAAAGCCCATCTCGGCGGTGGCCGGTCGCTGTTCGTCAATGCCGCCACCTGGGGACTGGTGGTGACCGGCAAGCTGACCTCGACCGTCAATGATCGTGGTCTGTCCGCAGCTCTGACCCGGCTGATTGCCCGGTGTGGCGAGCCGGTCATACGCCGGGGCGTCGATATGGCCATGCGGATGATGGGGGAGCAATTCGTCACCGGCGAAACCATCGAGGAGGCGCTGAAACGCGCCCGCCCGCTGGAAGTCAGGGGCTTTCGCTATTCCTACGACATGCTGGGCGAGGCGGCGACCACGGCTGGCGATGCGGCGCGGTATTTCCGGGATTATCAGCAGGCGATCCATGCCATCGGCAGGGCTTCGGCGGGACGCGGCATTTATGATGGTCCCGGCATTTCCATCAAGCTGTCGGCCCTGCATCCGCGCTACAGCCGCACCAAGGCTGAGCGGGTGATGGGTGAATTGCTGCCGCAGGTCAAAGCGCTGGCGCTGCTGGCCAAGCACTATGATATTGGCCTCAATATCGATGCCGAAGAGGCCGACCGGCTGGAACTGTCGCTGGATCTGCTGGAAGACCTCTGCCTCGATCCGGCTTTGTCGGGCTGGGATGGCATGGGCTTCGTGGTGCAGGCCTATGGCAAGCGCTGCCCCTTCGTGTTGGATTTCATCATTGATCTTGCCCGCCGCGCCGAGCGCCGGATCATGGTGCGGCTGGTCAAGGGGGCCTATTGGGATGCCGAGATCAAGCGGGCGCAGGTCGATGGACTGGCGGATTTTCCTGTCTATACCCGCAAGGTCCACACCGACGTCTCCTATATCGCTTGCGCCAAAAAGCTGCTGGCGGCGCGGGATGTGATCTTTCCGCAATTTGCCACCCACAATGCCCAGACGCTGGCGGCAATCTATCATCTGGCCGGCCCTGATTTCAAAACCGGCTCCTACGAGTTTCAGTGCCTGCATGGCATGGGCGAACCGCTCTATGACGAAGTGGTGGGCAAGGCGAAGCTTGGCCGCCCCTGCCGGATCTACGCGCCTGTGGGTACGCATGAGACGCTGCTGGCCTATCTGGTGCGCCGCCTGTTGGAAAATGGTGCCAATTCCTCCTTCGTCAATCGGATCGCCGATCCGGCCATATCCGTGGATGCGTTGATCGCGGATCCAACCGAAACCGTGCTCGCCATGCCGCAGCCGGGGGCAAAGCATGACAGGATTGCCTTGCCCGCCGATCTTTTCGAAGGCCGCAAAAATTCCGCAGGCCTTGATCTCAGCAATGAAGCGGTGTTGCAGGCGCTTGGCGAGACCTTGCGCCAAACCGCTCTCTCGTCTTGGGATGCGGTGCCCGCTTTGATTGCGGGGACAAGTGCCGGGCCTGTGCGTTCTGTCGTCAATCCCGGCGACCACCGTGATGGGGTTGGCAATATCAGGGAAGCAACCGAGGAAGAGGCGCGTCAGGCCGTGGCCGATGCCGCGCTTCATGCTCAGATCTGGGCACAGACGGTGCCTTTGGAGCGGGCGCGGATGCTGGACGAGGCTGCCGACCTGATGCAGGCGCGGTTGCCGGTATTGCTGGGGCTGATCATGCGCGAGGCGGGCAAATCGGCGGCCAATGCCATTGCCGAAGTGCGCGAGGCCATCGACTTTCTGCGCTATTACGCCGAGCAGGCGCGTCGCACCCTGGGGCCGGTACATGCGCCACTGGGGCCAATTGTGTGTATCAGCCCCTGGAATTTTCCATTGGCGATTTTCACCGGACAGGTGGCGGCAGCACTGGTGGCAGGCAATCCGGTTCTGGCCAAGCCCGCCGAGGAAACACCGCTGATCGCCGCTGAGGCCGTGCGCCTCCTGCATCAGGCAGGTGTCCCCGGTGCTGCCCTCCAGCTTCTGCCCGGTGACGGGCGGATCGGGGCGGCATTGGTCGCCTCGCCGCAGGTGGCAGGCGTGATGTTTACCGGCTCGACCGAGGTTGCCAAGCTGATCCAGAGGGAGCTTGCCGCGCGTCTGCTGGCCAATGGCAGGCCGATCCCGCTGATTGCCGAGACCGGTGGCCAAAATGCGATGATTGTCGATTCCTCGGCGCTTGCCGAACAGGTGGTGGCGGATGTGATTGCCTCGGCCTTCGACAGCGCCGGTCAGCGTTGTTCAGCGCTGCGGGTTCTGTGCCTTCAGGAGGAGGTGGCGGATCGCATTCTTGCCATGCTGAAAGGCGCGCTGCGTGAACTGACCTTGGGCCGCACCGACCGGCTGTCTACCGATATCGGCCCGGTGATTACCGCCGAGGCCAAGGGCGTGATCGAGGCACATATTGCTGCCATGCGCGCCAGGGGCAAGGCGGTGGAGCAGATCGGTGCGGGCGAGGGGACGGAGCACGGCACCTTCGTTGCGCCGACCATCATCGAGATCGGCGCATTGTCTGATCTTAAGCGGGAAGTATTTGGCCCGGTCCTGCATGTGCTGCGCTACCGGCGCAACGATCTCGACCGCCTGATCGACCAGATCAACGCCACCGGCTATGGCCTGACCTTCGGCCTGCATACACGGCTGGATGAGACCATTGCCCATGTAACTTCAAGGGTGAAGGCAGGCAATCTCTACATCAACCGCAATGTGATTGGCGCGGTGGTCGGCGTGCAGCCGTTCGGTGGCCGTGGCCTGTCCGGCACCGGGCCGAAGGCTGGCGGCCCGCTCTATCTGGGCCGCCTGGTTGAAAAGCCGCCGGTGCCGCCGCAGCATAGTTCGGTTCATGTTGATCCGGGCCTGCTGGATTTTGCCAAATGGCTTGACGAGCAGGGTGAAGCGGCAGCGGCGGAAGCAGCACGCAGCCTCGGCAGCCTTTCGGCGGTCGGTTTGGTTCAGGATCTGCCTGGGCCAGTCGGCGAGCGCAATCTGTATGCCCTGCATCCGCGTGGCACCATTCTGCTGCTGTCCCGCACCAGGCAGGGGCTTTACCGGCAAGTGGCCAGCGCGCTGGCGACGGGCAATAGCATGGTCATCGACACAAGCACCGATCTCCACGAAGCGCTGGCGGGCCTGCCGGATGGTGTGCTTGCCCGTGTCCATTTCGTCCAAGCGTCAGGCTGGGCTGAGGCCGGTCCTTTCGCAGGCGCATTGCTGGAAGGCGAGGGGGAGCAGATTATCGAGCAGGCAAGAGCCATTGCCGCCCTGTCCGGTCCACTGGTCCTGACCCAGGTGGCTTCCAGTGATAAGCTGGCTAAGAAAATTGGTGTTGATGATGCCTACTGCCTGAACTGGCTGGTCGAGGAGGTTTCGGTGTCCACCAATACGGCGGCTGCCGGAGGCAATGCCAGCCTGATGGCAATCGGCTGA
- a CDS encoding Lrp/AsnC family transcriptional regulator, translating into MESDSGIDQFDMKIVEALSQDGRMSITDLSERVGLSKTPCQVRLKRLMDEGYILGFRAVLDARKFGLDHIAFAKVKLSDTRETALTEFNTAVRKIREVEECHMIAGAFDYLLKVRTGDIRRYRQVLGEKISSLPHVASTSTFVVMQAVKEYGR; encoded by the coding sequence ATGGAATCGGACAGTGGGATCGACCAATTTGACATGAAAATTGTCGAAGCCCTGTCGCAGGATGGTCGGATGTCGATCACAGACTTATCCGAACGGGTCGGACTATCGAAAACACCCTGCCAGGTGCGCCTGAAACGGCTGATGGATGAGGGCTATATTCTCGGCTTCCGCGCCGTGCTGGATGCCCGTAAATTCGGCCTCGACCACATCGCCTTCGCCAAGGTGAAACTGTCCGACACCCGCGAAACGGCATTGACGGAATTCAACACAGCGGTCCGCAAAATCCGGGAAGTGGAGGAATGTCATATGATCGCCGGCGCCTTCGACTATCTGTTGAAGGTGCGCACCGGCGATATCCGTCGCTATCGGCAGGTTCTGGGTGAGAAGATCTCCAGCCTGCCGCATGTGGCGAGCACATCGACCTTCGTCGTCATGCAGGCGGTCAAGGAATATGGGCGGTAA
- a CDS encoding IMPACT family protein — protein sequence MFTLPGLHSYEQEIKKSRFRAIAFPISHENDIRPLLEGESDASANHNCWAWRLGQTYRFNDDGEPSGTAGKPILQAIDGQTLDGVLVIVTRWFGGILLGSGGLIRAYGGTAAQCLRQAEKVEIILRATKTIRVGFSDLALVKARLTTVADLLIVQEIFTDTGAELTLAIPEERLEATLGMLSDVSAGRVQVLKDEIGAQ from the coding sequence ATGTTTACCCTTCCCGGCCTACACAGCTATGAACAGGAGATCAAGAAGAGCCGGTTTCGCGCCATCGCTTTTCCGATCTCCCATGAAAATGACATCCGTCCCCTTCTGGAGGGGGAATCCGATGCTAGCGCCAACCACAATTGCTGGGCATGGCGGCTGGGGCAGACCTATCGCTTCAACGACGATGGCGAGCCTTCCGGCACTGCGGGAAAACCGATCCTGCAAGCCATCGACGGCCAGACGCTGGATGGCGTGCTGGTCATCGTCACCCGCTGGTTCGGTGGCATTCTTCTGGGCAGTGGCGGCCTGATCCGGGCCTATGGCGGCACGGCGGCGCAATGCCTGCGGCAAGCCGAAAAGGTGGAAATCATCCTGCGGGCAACAAAGACCATCCGCGTCGGCTTTTCCGATCTGGCACTGGTCAAGGCCCGGCTGACCACAGTCGCAGATCTGCTTATCGTCCAGGAAATCTTTACCGATACCGGTGCCGAACTGACCCTCGCCATCCCGGAGGAACGGCTGGAAGCAACCCTTGGCATGCTCAGTGACGTGAGTGCCGGACGAGTTCAGGTGCTCAAGGACGAGATTGGCGCGCAGTGA
- a CDS encoding SDR family NAD(P)-dependent oxidoreductase produces MNSRNPPRHVIITGGSSGIGLALAKAYLLAGSKVSLVARSLVRLETARSQLPEACFSHIGLHAADVTDYQTLSAALLAAEDSFGPCDLLITCAGIVHPASMEAMDVADARQQLDINVMGTIHAVKALWAGMSVRGGTMLLVSSGAAFIGLHGYGPYCASKAALVGLADSLRMEAVGTKLRVAICFPPDTDTPQLAAELPMRSPQAQRVMGTVKPWNADAVAARIVRQLQKGRREIVFGMTLLLLARFGSLVRPVLYWWYSRR; encoded by the coding sequence GTGAACAGCCGCAACCCGCCGCGCCATGTGATCATTACCGGCGGATCGAGCGGGATCGGGCTGGCCTTGGCGAAAGCCTATCTGTTGGCGGGGTCAAAGGTCAGTCTTGTTGCTCGCTCGCTTGTGCGTCTTGAGACGGCTCGCAGCCAGCTGCCGGAAGCCTGTTTTTCACATATTGGACTTCATGCTGCGGATGTAACGGATTATCAGACTCTGTCTGCTGCCTTATTGGCTGCTGAGGATAGTTTCGGACCCTGCGATCTGCTGATCACCTGTGCCGGTATCGTTCATCCGGCCAGCATGGAAGCCATGGATGTTGCCGATGCGCGCCAGCAACTCGACATCAATGTCATGGGGACGATCCATGCCGTTAAAGCCTTGTGGGCGGGGATGAGCGTACGGGGCGGCACCATGCTGTTGGTTTCCTCCGGGGCCGCATTCATTGGTCTGCATGGCTATGGTCCCTATTGCGCCTCCAAGGCGGCGCTAGTGGGGCTCGCCGATTCACTGCGCATGGAAGCGGTTGGTACCAAGCTGAGGGTGGCGATCTGTTTTCCACCCGATACCGATACGCCGCAACTGGCCGCAGAATTGCCCATGCGCTCGCCCCAGGCACAGCGCGTTATGGGGACCGTTAAGCCCTGGAATGCCGACGCTGTGGCGGCACGCATCGTTCGCCAGCTGCAAAAAGGCCGCCGTGAGATTGTCTTCGGCATGACGCTCCTGTTGCTCGCTCGCTTCGGGTCTCTGGTGCGTCCGGTTTTATATTGGTGGTATAGCCGCCGTTGA
- a CDS encoding aminotransferase class I/II-fold pyridoxal phosphate-dependent enzyme encodes MNENKRQDLLARMRGVQKDVDRSRASRSQQSVSRSQPGFADLPEYKQVVMQKLVSEQLNMPNPFYRAHESASGATADIDGRAYDNFASYDYLGLNSDPRIRDAAMTAVDQFGISASASRVVAGERTIHAELEKAFAKNYQTEDAICFVSGYLTNVTTIGSLMGPKDLVIHDEFIHNSALTGIKLSGANRRFFKHNDMADLDRILASLAPLHERILVISEGIFSMDGDVADLPGLLALKKQYNFWLMMDEAHSLGVLGQRGHGIFEHFNLDPADVDIWMGTLSKTTCSCGGYVAGSEALITLLKAQAGGFVYSVGLAPALAAAAIASLSVLDEEPDRVEALRRNSQLFLEQAKLRGLDTGLSEGFSVVPVIVADSVRAVQLSNELFEAGINALPIIYPAVPEGLARLRFFITSAHTPEQITRSVDKVADILDRLKAENFGMGSMDVQKVMLQLAQR; translated from the coding sequence ATGAATGAGAACAAGCGTCAGGATCTGCTGGCCCGTATGCGTGGCGTACAAAAGGATGTGGACCGGAGCCGGGCCAGCCGCAGCCAGCAGAGCGTGTCGCGCAGCCAGCCTGGTTTTGCCGACCTGCCTGAATATAAGCAGGTGGTGATGCAGAAGCTCGTCAGCGAGCAGCTGAACATGCCCAATCCGTTTTACCGGGCGCATGAGAGCGCCTCCGGGGCCACGGCCGATATTGACGGGCGCGCTTACGACAATTTTGCCTCCTATGACTATCTCGGCTTGAACAGCGATCCGCGCATTCGCGACGCTGCCATGACGGCTGTCGATCAGTTCGGTATTTCGGCCTCCGCCAGCCGGGTCGTTGCCGGTGAGCGCACCATTCATGCCGAGCTGGAAAAGGCCTTTGCCAAAAATTACCAGACCGAGGACGCCATCTGTTTCGTCAGCGGCTATCTGACCAATGTCACCACCATTGGCAGCCTGATGGGGCCGAAAGACCTGGTGATCCATGACGAGTTCATTCACAACAGCGCCCTGACCGGCATCAAGCTGTCGGGCGCCAATCGCCGCTTCTTCAAGCATAATGACATGGCGGATCTGGACCGTATTCTTGCGAGCCTCGCCCCCCTGCATGAACGGATCCTGGTGATCTCGGAGGGCATTTTCTCCATGGATGGGGATGTTGCCGATCTGCCGGGCCTTCTTGCCTTGAAAAAACAGTATAATTTCTGGCTGATGATGGACGAGGCCCATTCGCTGGGCGTACTTGGACAGCGTGGCCACGGCATTTTCGAACATTTCAATCTCGATCCCGCCGATGTCGATATCTGGATGGGGACGCTGTCGAAAACCACCTGTAGCTGCGGCGGCTATGTTGCCGGCAGCGAGGCGCTGATCACGCTGTTGAAGGCGCAGGCCGGTGGTTTCGTCTATAGTGTCGGCCTGGCGCCGGCGCTGGCGGCGGCGGCCATCGCCAGCCTGTCGGTGCTGGACGAGGAGCCGGACCGGGTAGAGGCTTTGCGTCGCAACAGCCAGCTTTTCCTGGAGCAGGCCAAGCTACGGGGGCTGGATACCGGGCTTAGCGAAGGTTTTTCGGTGGTGCCAGTGATCGTTGCGGATTCGGTGCGCGCTGTGCAGCTTTCCAATGAACTGTTCGAGGCGGGCATCAATGCTTTGCCGATCATCTATCCGGCGGTGCCGGAAGGCTTAGCGCGCCTGCGGTTCTTCATCACCAGCGCCCATACGCCGGAACAGATTACCCGCAGCGTCGATAAAGTGGCTGACATTCTGGATCGGCTGAAGGCCGAGAATTTCGGCATGGGCTCGATGGATGTCCAGAAGGTCATGCTGCAATTGGCGCAGCGCTGA